ATTAGTGTTGTGAAGGGGGGGTTTTGGCTTTAGACGTATAAGGGAAATAAACATGGCTTTCATGGTCAAGTTGGGGTAGAGGCTTCAAAAAGAAGAGTCCCTTTGGGCCTCTcttattaccaaaaaaaaaaacaaaaatgagagCTAGATATCATTGAATGAGTCGAAAAGAATGGGTGCTCAAACTTATAGAGAGGGATTGTTCGAAGCTGTGGTGTTATCATGGTAGGGCGGGAACTGGTATTCAAGGGTGAAACTGGCAGAATACTGATGAGTTCTCAGTCACGATAGCTTATGAGGCAGCTATGGGGGAGGATTGTGTTTCCACTGACATATATGGGACTACTATCTGGAAGTTGAAGGTATCGAGTAGGATTTGTGTGTTTGTATGGTTACTGAAACATGGGAAAGTGATGACTAATGCTGATAAATTTCAACAGGGTCTTACTACATATGATACATGGAAGGCTTGTCGAGAGGGGAATGAAGATAGAGATCATGTCTTTAGGAGTTGTACAGAAGCTGAAGACATTTGGAAAAGCTTCTTTTCTCGAGGAGAAAGACAAAGACTTGATAACCTTCTTTTTGACACTTGGCTATCAATTAACAACCATGGAAATGTTCGGAGTAGAACTAAAAGGGATTGGGGGAATCACGTTTGTGCTCACAGTTTGGTGGTTATGGAAGTAGAGGAACCAGAGGACTTTTGGTGGTAATGTTTGGAGTCTCCAACAAAGAGTGAAGTGGTTAAAGAAACAGGAAGATGACACCCGAATAGATTTCGCTAGGGCAGTTTTTCCGGGGGAATTCAGGAAAGTTTGTTAACACACAACTGAAGTGGTAGCCCTAGACGAATGTAGGGGCGATTCTTAACGTGTATGGATGTTTTAGGGAAAGTGACATCCATGCTGGAGGGGGTGGGGTGCTTAAGGACAAAAATGGGCATTGGATTGCAGGATGTGCTCGAAGGTTTCGGACTGCGAATCCTTTTGAAGAAAAGATTACGGCTTTGGTGATGGGGATTCAACAGACCAGAAGTAAAGGGTGTTATGATTACGAAATTCAGGCGGATTATGAAGGGTTGGTTAAGGCCATGCATGGAAACAACTTGTGGAGAAGACATCATGATGATTTTATGGAGTGCTATAGGAAGATGTTCGTGGGTGATTATGGTGGCAGTATCTTTCATGTCTACCGTGAGCAGAATATTGTCGTTGATAGCCTGGCAAAGTTGGCACTCTATGAAAGTGCCGAGTGGATGGAATTTGGCAAGCCTCCTCCAAATTGTAGGCGCTATGTTTGCAACGATCAATTTAACAGTGTTCAGTCACGGTGTGTTTTAGATTTGAGCTAGTGCTTCTTTTGTCTAGGTAGCCCCCTTTCacttctaataataataataagagcaaataccaattttggtctcacgactattgttttagtaccaattttggtcccacaactactgttttagtgccaacATTCATCGCGTCGGTCACCCATTCGTTTAAAATGTGccgaaatttaaaatttttaaaggtattttcgttattttcaactcaatatcccattttgagcatgaataaagagatttaagctttaaaatcgatcacaattcacatttctttctcctcaaattaaggtaaaatgaggaggaaaattatgaaatttgatcgatcttaggacttaaatccatttatttatgctcaaattgggatattaagttaaaaatgacaaaaatacccttaacaattttagatttttgcacatTTTAAATGGATGGATTACCGACGCGATTAAttttggtactaaaacaatagtcgtggatgaaaattggtactaaaacagtAGTTgtgagaccaaaattggtagaaagtaaacatgtggactaaaattatcattttgctaatagtcgtgggaccaaaattggtatttgctctaataataataaactaatgACAAATTATGACTTGTTGCAAGGGGTGAGACTACATAGCtcttaaaaaaatcattattacgTTGAtattggtccacacagctttGTGGACCACGATtgaaaaatacataaattaaattattttaactcataaagcAAATTATCTTACTTCATAAATTTCATTCTAAAACAGaaaattcattattctaacttataaaatgaATTATCTTATCCCTGAAGGTTCATTATTCAAACACATAAGTGCGTAAagcttaattttttattttaacatcaaaatttaGACCGTGGTACAAACAACTATGTGGAAATAAATTGCCCTCTTAAAATCACTGTCTGCTTTTATTGTTTGAAATGGACCGTCGTTCAATTTAAAACTCAAAAAGATAACAAATTACCATATAAgttttaaaatgaatataagAAGTCATTTGAAAGAGTACAAATATGAAATATCATTTTAGCTTTCGATAATACTTTGGAATGAAGTGACTTTAACGGAATCAACAACCGTCAACATTAAAGCTTCCTTTCCTTTTGCCTTCTGGGTGTTGCCACTTGCCAGTTGCCACCGCTACCACGCAATTCCTCCGCCGCAATCCGCCGCCACCCCCCATGACCTCTactcttccttcttcttccccttggCCTCCCCTTAACCCTACCGATCCCTGCCTCTCCTCTCCCCCATTCATGGCTGACAATTCTGCTCCCGACGCCGACGACCGCTCCCCGCTCTCCGACCTCTCCGATATCTCATCCGCCGTCACGTCCGCGGCCGCCGCCGACGACGACGACCGCCGCTGCTCCCAAACCTCACCGCCGCTCACCACCGCAACTACACATAATGTTAACCCTAACCCTGCTTCTCCGCCCGTTGATTCCTTTCCCCCTTCCCTCCTCCACCTCTCCTTCAACCAGGACCACGGCTGCTTTGCTCTCGGGACCAATCGCGGCTTCCGAATCTATAATTGCGATCCTTTCCGAGAGATTTTCCGGCGGGACTTCTCTAACACTGGCGGAGGCGGTGGAATTGGAGTCGTTCAGATGCTCTTCCGATGTAATATTCTAGCCCTAGTCGGTGGAGGTCCGGAGCCGCAGTATCCTATGAACAAAGTAATGATCTGGGACGATCACCAGTCCAGGTGCATCGGCGAGCTGTCATTTCGGTCGGAGGTGAAGTCGGTCCGGCTCCGGAGGGACAGGATTGTGGTCGTTCTGGCGCAGAAGATATTCGTATACAATTTCGCGGATTTGAAGCTGTTGCATCAAATTGAGACTGTGGTAAACCCTAAGGGATTGTGTGAAGTCTCGCATGTGTCAGGGTGTATGGTGCTAGTTTGCCCTGGATTGCAGAAGGGGCAAGTTAGGGTTGAACATTATGCTTCCAAGAAAACCAAGTTTATTATGGCACACACCTCCAGGGTAGCTTGTTTTGCGCTCACAAACGATGGCAAGATGCTTGCAACCGCAAGCAGTAAAGGGACTCTCGTCAGGGTGTTCAATACTTTCGAAGGATCAATGTTGCAAGAGGTATACCATATGTTAACTATGAATGAATTTCTAGTAGTTTTTCGTTTGAACCTCTGGAATTTCTGCTAATGGTATGTTAACATTGAGCATGTGTGTGTTGGGGAATGGGGGAGTGTAAAGTTACTCAATTTTGCTATAATGCGCTCTGATActatgttataatctaagaaGTAAAAGATCGAATCCAATTAGTTTGCCGAACTCATGGCGTTATAAATTAATGTGTTCTCTCTTTAGAGAGGAAATTATATTTAGTGGTAAAAACATTTGCAGATAAAAGGTGCTAAGATCTACCGTGTATGTAAAgaatatggagtaatatttttaattccaaaaaaaacaatagctaAGACTCTTAGACTAAGGGTTAAGGCCTCAATTCAACAAGGTTGCATTAGTTTGAAAGGTTTAACTCAAAGAGAACTGTGGATATAATTATTTCTCTAGCTCAAGCACTTGCTAGGAAATTATGCTTTTGTGTAGAGAAATTCATTGGTTGAAATCATGTATATACAGACATGCACAATCAAATTTTCAGAATATATTTCATCCATGGAAACTGGTAACTTAATATATTCCTCTCCCATAGCCTTGCTGAAATGCCTTATACTGGTCTCTTTGGTCATCCAAATGAAGTTTTAGTCATCCTCCTGTACTTCATTTTTTTCTGATTTTCAAGGTGCATCAGAGCTTGGGGTTTTGAATAAGATTTCTTACTTGTTTTAGTTGGGCTGTTTGCTGTTCACGCCGCTTTTCTGTGGGTCATATAGTTTCTGGTACATCATTCTACATTTCTACATGATTTTCGAGTTGAATATATAAACCTTTTTCAGTTGAGTTTTATGTCAATTTATGCTAGTTAAGTTAATTGTCAAATGTACTGGTTTTCCCTCAATAATCACCTTTGAACTTTGTTTATTCAAATTAGAAGCAGGAGTTTGCTACATGTTTCAAAATTTATGTGCCCATAACCTAATATGTTGCAGCAAAGCAAAGCACTTCGAAcagttttgaatttttgaatt
This region of Ipomoea triloba cultivar NCNSP0323 chromosome 15, ASM357664v1 genomic DNA includes:
- the LOC116006572 gene encoding autophagy-related protein 18a-like; this encodes MTSTLPSSSPWPPLNPTDPCLSSPPFMADNSAPDADDRSPLSDLSDISSAVTSAAAADDDDRRCSQTSPPLTTATTHNVNPNPASPPVDSFPPSLLHLSFNQDHGCFALGTNRGFRIYNCDPFREIFRRDFSNTGGGGGIGVVQMLFRCNILALVGGGPEPQYPMNKVMIWDDHQSRCIGELSFRSEVKSVRLRRDRIVVVLAQKIFVYNFADLKLLHQIETVVNPKGLCEVSHVSGCMVLVCPGLQKGQVRVEHYASKKTKFIMAHTSRVACFALTNDGKMLATASSKGTLVRVFNTFEGSMLQEVRRGADRAEIYSLAFNSTAHWLAVSSDKGTVHVFSLKADLESTEVEKAHDPSETKETTSPGVSQLSFIKGVLPKYFSSEWSVAQFRLQEGLQHIVAFGHQKNTIVILGMDGSFYRCQFNAAEGGEMRLVEHHNFLKPEDNNF